CGGGCAAAAGGTAGTTTAGAATAAAAATCTTACCTCAACACCGAATCGTCCAAGCAAATATTCTGTCCACATATCTTGGTTGTCTTTGGTATGTCCTGACTAGTGCTCGGTAGAGACGTGAAGGGCTCCGGCTCGTCCCAGTTGGAGATGTCTATGGGCTCTGCAGTCGTCTCTATGGTTGGTGGTTCTTCGGGGTGATCATTATGGTGTTCTGGTTCGATGGCTCGGGATGGGATGGTCAGCTCTATGCCCGGTActctgtaaaatattatttcttagTTTAATACAGATTTTTATATAGAGAACAAGCACACATCCTGCCTGATAGGGAGTGGTTACCGTAGATTAAGGACGCGTGCAACTCGGTGTTATATGCGTGTTGCCAACACTAAAAATTGCTAGAAATGTCTATGTCTCATCAGATGACAAGCAAAattcactaagtaccaccacaagttcatagccatagtgaaccatattagtacgaaaacgttgatttttgtttaaatattttgccTAGTGACTTTTGCTCGTCACCTGACGGTCTATTTAATCAGTTGCAAGGGATAAGTTCGCGTACACATTTATGTCACCtctgtttactactactattttactatagtttgtcaaagcactgccccatttcaaacatagagagcatcatactatctttgtcttaagccccgtctccatatcgcgcggcaaaccatcgaacattggctcgcgcggctgccgcgcgagccaatgttcgatgatttgccgcgcgatatggagacggggttTTACACCggttcctggttcttactgcaGCTGCAGCTGCTACTTACAGCATCcggcggcattgtatttatattggatcatcgttaataatggcgtaagcgccatcgacaataaggtcccttttcatagaacACGTCATATAAActcgccgtcattagaacttgcgaactatgtaaacaaaccgccatattgaaattgtctctgaatgatgaatttactagtgatgggcaagactcttacttactactttactaatgtcaaaccatatcgagtaataaaataccaaaattaaaaaacaagtagttacttatttttaatttgtttaatcacgatcagaagaccaattggtacttaagaatgatgtattgatgtattttacaaccgcggcggtaggtacagagcgtgagttgggtagtgtgtagcgggtttatatcacaaactttagtcacaacactacccatcatagacaattgtagaatttaaaagaaacaaaaacggcATTCcatcagtacggttaccatcagtttgtcactgacataaacgccgtcgagaacgtaatttactttctatacatcccgtttgcacgaatatgcgagtgacCGTACaggtcctaataacctaacttattaaaccattttaaacttttaattaaatatccaagatacagttatatatttatgtatttttcggaacggaccgtttcaatagtgtatatgtgtatagtttgaattgtgtttgatggggtagtgtgaaaattcaaggagaaacagtcacaaaacaaagttacattgtttgtttacatagttcgcaagttctaatgacggcaactttataacagtttataaaaaaaaaagtacctgTCAGGAGGCACGGGCGGGGTGGGCGGCAGCGGGGAGGTGGGGTCGCGCGTgccggcgcggggcgcgggcggggccaGGGGCGCGGTGTACACGTTCTCGCCTTTCGAGAGGATCTTTAGTTCGTGGAGTTTACTGCGCAGGAGTGTCACCCAGTCTTGCATGGATTCCCTGTAACAAACAAATAATTACATAAACACTGACCACACTGACCAATCAGTTGCgagttactttttttttttttttttaatttattgaataatacaagttacatgcatgttaatattacaggacccatcgtgggcaaaaccttgaggaggtttgtgtgccgatggggagttcaagaaaaagaaatcatgatacatatatctatcttataataactaaaattattattatatgtaactaAGGTCGTTAGATTGCAACAAGtgcattttaataactttttttatatttttcccgtTTACATATTTTGCTCTAGCATCTTCTGgtaaatcatttaatattttagacTTTTAGTTAGATAATATCAAGAGCGAGAGGAAACCTCGAACGAGATGGGAGGATGAACTCAAACTCACAGCGGGCCCGAACTGGAGAAGAGTGGCCCACGACAGACCCCGATGGAAAGAgctagaggaggcctttgccaagcggcacactgagttaagagacatactctaagggccagttgcaccgacCACGTTTGAATGATcgacgtcagccggcgcgccccggcgctttactatgaaactttccatacataaaaatttagcgaactctttaacgatacgaacagtttggtgcaaccgaccctaagtcaGAAATGTCAGAATAAAGGCTTAATAGATCAATAGATAGATATTATCAGAGACCTCGTTGGTGGCTAGGGCATCGGACATTACTTTACTCAATAACAGCATTAAAATACGGTACTGGAATTTCAAATGCTTAGGAAATACATAAAAATAGGAAAAACACTTCTAAAGgttgtaacacactatcgcgccgcaccgcgaccttggtgcgacGCACCCAAAAGTGAGAACGAGAAAGAGATAAAAGATATCTCTTCACTGGTGTGGTGCAGTAATGTTACAACTTTAAAAGCGCTGGACATTTAGAATTTTTTACTTactagaaaagaaaagaaaatatctaTTAGTAACATTGTTACAAGTAGgtttgtaaatatacatttaaagcattatatgtagttataacacttgtattgtattgtattgtattgtagtacgggcgattttccgcaactcgacgtcctgcgcctattttgcgtgataggggctagtcctgccagcccagctcctcgaggaatcctatcaaacctttgatgttgagtaggacCTCGGGGAGATCTCTCGGGGATCCGAGATGTTTTGCCCTGTATGGGGCCACTCCGCTGCATTCCAGCACCACGTGAGAGGCTGTTTCTTCCTTCTCCATGCATCCACGGCATAGGGGACTGTCTGTGACACCTGTTATAAAAAGATGTTTGTTAAAAAGTCCATGACCTGTTATGACACTGGTTACCATACTCAGACGGACTTTTCCTAGTTGAAGGAGTGCCCTTGTGAGCTTACCGTTGATGCTAGGCATGGCTTGTTTGGCCTGTCTGCATCCAGTctggtttagccagtgttcTGTGTGTAGTTTCCCTGTGCGTGCCAGCAGCATTGAGCGTACCTTGCTAAACGGTATCGGGAGAGTCGGTTCCGGGCCAATCGCCCCCGCACCCGATCCTTGTCTGGCAAGCTCGTCCGCAGCATCGTTACCTCGGGATCCACTGTGTCCCTTGATCCATTGTAAGGTGATCTTGTTGTTCTGACATACCTCCATTAGTCGTTCGTGGCATTCGTGTATGAGTTTGGATGTAACTATATGGCTTTTTAGGGCCATTAAGACTGCTCTACTGTCGGAGAGTATGCGGATGGAGGATCCTACTACCTTCCTTGCAGTGATGGCAGCCGCCGCGTTTATGATACCCatgcactcagcttggaataCCGAGCTATGGGATCCTAGCGCAGTGGTGATTGACATGTTCAGGTCTTCTGAAAAGGTTCCAGAGCCCGATCCGCTGTCTGTTTTGGACCTGACGCTGTCGGTTATAACACTTATAACTAACATATCATTATTCTAGTCCTTGCATCTACTCATATatgtatagtataaaacaaagtcgcttcctgctgtttctctgtccctatgtatgcttagatctttaaaaccacgcaacagattttgatgcggtttttttaatagatagagtgattcaagaggaaggtttatgtatatatttttaacccgtgtgaagccgggtcgctagttataaataaaatgtacatttttaaataacttaccagtCAGGTGCCAGCATGCGTACCGGTCCCTGATCCGTGTCCACAAGAAAGTCATATTCATCGCCGGTGTGTGGCTTGACACTCGCAGTCACATGCCTAGCTGTCTTGAGGCAGACGCGCCAGGCCGGCTTGTGGGTTAACGTGGCCGGGGACTCAGGGCTCGGGTACTGTTCGAGGAACGGCGTTCGGCCGTTGTGGACGCAGAAGAGCGTCCACATAGCTTTAAGAGGCGGTTTCTGAAAGATTTGGTAGGTTGAATTTTTtgtttgtaagatttttatgtcatacgttttttcttgttttaagttttggcaggcgtggctcactccgtgaTTACGTCGCGTCGCTAGAAGTATATGCGGcgcacaccaattttggtgtctagccataatagttgccgcgcaccgctacggaacagacgactgctcgcgcttgcgccacctagcggtcatatccgtcgtaatagacgcgttttgttagagtgaatcttctgtacctagcactactatttattctgtggttttgctcacagagccactaattTTAGAATAACTACTAATAGTAATATTAGCAGCTACCTTATGTCCCAGAGGCCTGAGCTTGCCGCTCGGCTCAATTGGGATGCGCTTGAGATACGCATTCTTCTGTATCTCCCTGTAGTAGACGGGGCCCTCTTCTCGGTTGGATATCATTGTTATACATTGGTCTCCTGAAAAATAATCACCATCAATATATATATGATGTAGCTTTTGGTAAGATTAgataaacaattatttatttagctaATGATCTGCATGAGTTTTAACatataaaagtaataaactTACTCTTTTGAGTATACATATTGTCTACTAACCAAAGTACAAGCTTTTCTTAGTTTGGGACTAAATAGATTTTGATAAGATGGTTCCcttatcttttttattatttactagcaTGAATAAGAAATATGCAGGACCAATAGTATTTTAATTCAACAGCAGTATTTTATAATCCATAATAAATACTTTTTGTCATTTCATTATCTTGAAGGTGATCGCTGTCTTTTTAAAcaatttgtatgtaaattcagtCGTTTTAAACAGATAAAACGATAAATACAGTAATTTAAATTGGATCTTACATTTGTGGTCAATAAAATGTGTCATGAACAATGGCTTATCATACTTTAAGCACTTGATACGAGTTCCAACTAACGTATGAATTAATTATACCTCACTGGAGACAACGAAACGGTGACTCAATAACGAAACTATGCGACAGACATCCTTATAAGAAAGAATTATAGACGTATAAGGCAACACAAAAGTAAACCAATATTCTAGTTAAAACGATACTTTGTTCGTAATAAACTGGATCTTGTGCAACGTGCACGCTAAATTAATGATTTAACAACAGCTGTTTGCATAACAATAGCAATTATACACCGGAAAAGTGAAATTAAGTTACGGAAGTTTTACCTTcaaagtttttcaataaaaccgCGCTTCATGTATGAATATACGTTACATATCAACGCTAGGTCTTAATATTGCACTTACACCGTAACAATCACATATATTTTACTAATATTATGAAATTAATTGCAGTCTTTCTGTTTATTGCACTGAAATTTGACAGCAAGCAGTACACAAAGCAGCGACgccatatttattattaatgacGTTTCAAAGTGTTTGTTgccaacaaaaaatataaaactggcATGCATTATCCATAAAGTTTGTCCACTTCAAATCTTTACCCAAAGACTTTTTTTACTCAAATTCGAGGTCTCATTTTATAGAGGCGCACAATTATATCGTCAACATATCACAACTGACTGGCGACACTGTCGTccaaaaataggtattataaaattGATTGACTTTGCAACTAAAGCAAATGCTGGACAGTGTACAGaagtctttattattatttaccataGATTAACGAACTATAATGCTACTGGCAACATTGCTATCTTGTTGTTTGTGGTTGACTTGACATTTGGTGAATGTGATAAGCTGGcgcaaataatattaaaaatacagaaAACCGTAAGTAATATTGCACTAATTATTaatcttttaaaattattatgattaCCGCCTCCTAACTAAGCTGTTTATTGTAAATTTCACTTGAAAACAAACGTTTGTTTTCTAAGTCGTCACGGCtgtcaaaatttatatttttttattctagtTCCCCATTCCGCCACCAACAGCGCTGTTGTCGCGATTTATTTTGGTCACGTGACCTTTCGAACCgccaaaataattgtcatttctCACCGTTGCCACAATTTTCCGTTGGTTTCCGAGGtatttatcgtaaaaaaaatcgcTGTGGTATAATTTAAGGGCTCAATTTGAGCATTCTGGTACGATTCGAGCTAGAATAACATAGAAAACTCGTTGGCGGACGTGGAATAATGGCCAAGGTTCACATAACCAATGTCGTTGTTCTCGACAACCCGAGCCCTTTTCTCAACCCGTTTCAATTCGAATTGACCTTTGAATGCATAGAAGAGCTGAAGGAGGACCTAGAATGGAAGATGATATACGTCGGTTCAGCGGAAACAGAAGAGCACGATCAAGTTTTGGACACGATTTACGTTGGTCCTATACCTGAAGGTAGACACATGTTTGTTTTCCAAGCGCCTCCGCCCGACGTGACCCGTATACCAGAAAATGACGCTTTAGGCGTCACTGTAGTGCTCCTAACGTGTTCATACAGAGGCCAGGAGTTCGTTAGAGTCGGATATTTCATAAACAACGAATACACAGAAGCGGAACCAGAGTTGCGAGAGAATCCGCCGGCGAAACCTCAGTTTGACAAAGTAGTGCGGAATATCTTAGCTTCAGAGCCCAGAGTGACCAGGTTTAAGATCAATTGGGCGGAGCCCGACGCGGCGGCGGCTACAGATTCGGGTGATGGTAACATGGAGACGGTGCATGGGCCTAGCAACGATTCTTATGGAGCCACATTTAATGCGGACTCTCAGATAAGCGCTCTAGAGTTTGGGCAGGGCAGTTTGAGTGGTTATGGTGATAATTCTAATTCAATAGCGCCTATGGAATGCTGAGGTGAGTTAAAACTATTGCCATATCTTAGTTTAGTGTAATCTAAACAAAAAAGTGCCTAAACACCTAAGATACTTGTACAAAGGTGGTATTGCTATGTATGACAGGAACAAAGCATGatcatgggacatatttttttataaaaaaatatataataataataactacatTTGTTATGAGGTCATTGTACTTTGATCTGGACTTGTTCCAACAAGTTCACACTTACATCACACACCtagttgaaaataaaaacaagtttGCATATCATAGTCTGGCAAacaacttgtcagtcagtaTGTCAGTAAGatcca
Above is a window of Cydia amplana chromosome 26, ilCydAmpl1.1, whole genome shotgun sequence DNA encoding:
- the LOC134660255 gene encoding histone chaperone asf1; protein product: MAKVHITNVVVLDNPSPFLNPFQFELTFECIEELKEDLEWKMIYVGSAETEEHDQVLDTIYVGPIPEGRHMFVFQAPPPDVTRIPENDALGVTVVLLTCSYRGQEFVRVGYFINNEYTEAEPELRENPPAKPQFDKVVRNILASEPRVTRFKINWAEPDAAAATDSGDGNMETVHGPSNDSYGATFNADSQISALEFGQGSLSGYGDNSNSIAPMEC